From one Luteipulveratus mongoliensis genomic stretch:
- a CDS encoding MFS transporter — protein sequence MISSRRPEALLATASIAVALAAADTYVVVLALEDMMSGVGLGIDALQKATPIISGFLLGYIAVLPLIGRLADLVSRQRVLLACLALFVVGSAITALSVELPVLVTGRVLQGIGGGGLVPATLALVADLWPVGKRGTPLGVVGAVQEIGSVLGPLLGAAVLAIWDWRMIFWINAIAGIVLGLLIWAVGGRGERSETRSPRHRWWVIASLLASAATIVLLGLALWAPDRLVSDITLGEPFVPYAGHTSRLYTQIGLWGAIALAITVAVSVPLWWPVLRRADLIGAALITVALGSLVLTFSSANPEKQVVGPMGWWLLPVAAVAAAAYLWRHHTASAPLIARGVVQGRVRPALVVSLLVGTALVSIVVDIPVLARLTGTESQTDAALVLVRFLLAVPVGALAGGWLLRRYGPGLVAAPGLAVTAVGLGFMSSWGKGSLDEFLSTVVLVLVGLGIGLAIAPVNDAALADAPQTDHGVASALVVVGRMIGMVVGLGLLTAIGLHRFYNKIQSLPNPNGDQVRAAGVVQVQTVFVGAAIAAGVAAVVALMLGRQRVAHHDLTDETILDEPVELSSSTGAP from the coding sequence TTGATATCAAGCCGCCGGCCTGAGGCGCTGCTGGCGACCGCGTCCATCGCGGTCGCCCTCGCCGCGGCTGACACCTATGTCGTCGTCCTCGCGCTCGAGGACATGATGTCCGGGGTGGGTCTGGGCATCGATGCCCTGCAGAAGGCCACCCCGATCATCTCCGGCTTCCTGCTGGGCTACATCGCGGTGCTGCCGCTCATCGGTCGCCTCGCCGATCTCGTGTCCCGGCAACGGGTGCTGCTCGCCTGCCTCGCGCTGTTCGTCGTCGGATCGGCGATCACCGCGCTGTCTGTCGAGCTGCCCGTGCTGGTGACCGGTCGGGTGCTGCAAGGTATCGGCGGCGGCGGGCTCGTGCCGGCCACGCTGGCGCTCGTCGCGGACTTGTGGCCGGTCGGCAAGCGAGGCACACCGCTCGGTGTCGTCGGCGCGGTCCAAGAGATCGGGAGTGTGCTCGGCCCGCTGCTCGGGGCCGCCGTGCTCGCGATCTGGGACTGGCGAATGATCTTCTGGATCAACGCCATTGCCGGGATCGTGCTCGGTCTGCTCATCTGGGCTGTCGGCGGTCGAGGCGAACGCAGCGAGACTCGCAGTCCACGTCACCGATGGTGGGTCATCGCCTCACTCCTCGCGTCGGCCGCGACCATCGTGCTGCTCGGACTGGCTCTCTGGGCACCCGACCGGCTGGTCTCGGACATCACCCTCGGCGAGCCGTTCGTGCCGTACGCCGGGCACACCTCGCGGCTCTACACGCAGATCGGGCTGTGGGGTGCGATCGCTCTCGCCATCACGGTCGCGGTGTCCGTGCCGCTGTGGTGGCCGGTGCTGCGTCGGGCCGATCTCATCGGCGCCGCGCTGATCACGGTCGCGCTCGGCTCACTGGTGCTCACCTTTTCTTCGGCCAACCCCGAGAAGCAGGTCGTCGGTCCGATGGGCTGGTGGCTGCTGCCGGTCGCGGCCGTCGCAGCGGCGGCGTACCTCTGGCGCCATCACACGGCGTCCGCTCCGCTGATCGCGCGGGGAGTGGTCCAGGGACGCGTACGCCCGGCGCTGGTCGTCTCGCTCCTCGTCGGCACCGCTCTCGTCTCGATCGTCGTCGACATCCCGGTGCTGGCCCGCCTCACCGGCACCGAGTCCCAGACCGACGCGGCCCTCGTGCTCGTACGTTTTCTGCTGGCCGTCCCGGTCGGCGCCCTCGCGGGCGGCTGGCTGCTGCGCCGCTACGGTCCAGGTCTCGTCGCGGCGCCGGGGCTGGCCGTGACCGCGGTCGGGCTCGGCTTCATGTCGAGCTGGGGCAAGGGCTCACTGGATGAGTTCCTCTCCACCGTGGTCCTCGTGCTGGTCGGACTCGGCATCGGCCTGGCGATCGCCCCGGTCAACGACGCCGCGCTCGCGGACGCACCGCAGACCGATCACGGCGTCGCCTCCGCGCTCGTGGTGGTCGGCCGGATGATCGGCATGGTGGTCGGCCTCGGACTGCTCACCGCGATCGGGCTGCACCGCTTCTACAACAAGATCCAGTCGCTGCCCAACCCCAATGGCGATCAGGTACGCGCCGCCGGAGTCGTGCAGGTACAGACCGTCTTCGTCGGCGCGGCCATCGCGGCCGGCGTGGCCGCGGTCGTCGCCCTGATGCTTGGTCGGCAGCGCGTCGCCCATCATGACCTGACGGACGAGACGATCCTGGACGAGCCGGTAGAGCTCTCGTCGTCGACGGGGGCGCCGTGA
- a CDS encoding nucleotidyltransferase domain-containing protein, with protein sequence MSQDRVPLQRTAEEQAEEDAFQALYGAWAPMSPTELARELAGFDRPWWVVGGWAIEAATGYRREHEDIDISILACDVAHLVSFWTDRWHVWNNVGGVLHPLGRRWPTVDEPESQLWIRAHATAPWVADMPLTPDRDGLWTNKRMPSHVAPVEDVTWVAPDGIRYLNPEIVMLYKAALKRPKDDPDFEATLSVLTDERRRWLADALREVAPDHHWIARL encoded by the coding sequence GTGAGTCAGGACCGCGTGCCGCTGCAGCGCACCGCGGAGGAGCAGGCCGAGGAAGACGCATTTCAGGCCTTGTACGGCGCGTGGGCGCCGATGAGCCCGACCGAGCTCGCACGCGAGCTGGCCGGCTTCGACCGTCCGTGGTGGGTGGTCGGCGGCTGGGCGATCGAAGCGGCCACCGGCTATCGCCGGGAGCACGAGGACATCGACATCTCGATCCTCGCGTGCGACGTGGCCCACCTCGTGTCGTTCTGGACCGATCGGTGGCATGTCTGGAACAACGTCGGTGGGGTCCTGCACCCCCTCGGGCGCCGGTGGCCGACGGTCGATGAGCCCGAGAGCCAGCTCTGGATCCGGGCGCACGCGACGGCACCGTGGGTCGCCGACATGCCCCTGACCCCGGATCGGGATGGCTTGTGGACCAACAAGCGGATGCCGTCCCACGTCGCGCCCGTTGAGGACGTCACGTGGGTCGCCCCGGATGGCATCCGCTACCTCAACCCCGAGATCGTGATGCTCTACAAGGCTGCGCTCAAACGGCCCAAGGACGACCCGGACTTCGAGGCCACTCTGTCGGTGCTGACCGACGAACGGCGGCGTTGGCTCGCCGATGCGTTGCGAGAGGTTGCACCCGATCACCACTGGATCGCCCGGCTCTGA
- a CDS encoding flavin-containing monooxygenase: MSIQVDHDAVVVGSGFSGIAMAIALKAAGRDDFAILEKADEVGGTWRENRYPGCECDVPAHLYSYSFELNPYWSQSYAPADEIQDYLLYCVEKYDLRRHLEFDSTVQDAAYDDETGTWTLTIATSWGTLRTIRTRDVMLGVGALHEPHIPEIPGLETFAGELMHTATWDRGTTVSRKRVGVIGTGSSGVQIIPPLAEDAAHLTVFQRSAPWVMPRSNTLYADRLIDTFEQHPAAMRAHRAKLKATSDLRERGITSAPKLLKAASRLALENLHASIKSPELRAKLTPDYAMGCKRVLLSSDYYPALASPNVTVETAAIDHVEPDAIVTAGERHQVDVLVLATGFDPLGSYRYLGIKGAEGHLLSSDWDAGATAYLGVTVPHFPNLFLLLGPNTLLGHTSDLQMIEAQVGLVMQLIRERDRRHLKTVGVRPQVVPEFLAELDRRSKQTVWASGGCDSWYLDEEGRNRTLWPGSVAEYEKRTTRPEMVDYHFA; the protein is encoded by the coding sequence ATGAGCATTCAGGTGGATCACGACGCCGTCGTGGTCGGCAGCGGATTCTCTGGGATCGCCATGGCGATCGCGTTGAAGGCAGCCGGCCGGGACGACTTCGCCATCCTCGAGAAGGCTGACGAGGTCGGCGGCACCTGGCGCGAGAACCGCTACCCGGGCTGCGAGTGCGACGTGCCCGCCCACCTGTACTCCTACTCCTTCGAACTCAACCCCTACTGGTCACAGTCGTACGCGCCCGCCGACGAGATCCAGGACTACCTGCTCTACTGCGTCGAGAAGTACGACCTCCGTCGGCACCTCGAGTTCGACTCGACCGTCCAGGATGCGGCGTACGACGACGAGACCGGCACCTGGACGCTCACCATCGCGACCTCCTGGGGCACGCTGCGAACCATCCGGACGCGCGACGTCATGCTCGGCGTCGGGGCACTGCACGAGCCGCACATCCCTGAGATCCCGGGCCTGGAGACGTTCGCGGGTGAGCTGATGCACACCGCGACCTGGGACCGCGGCACCACGGTCAGCCGCAAACGGGTCGGCGTCATCGGCACCGGCTCGAGCGGTGTCCAGATCATCCCGCCGCTCGCCGAGGACGCCGCGCACCTGACCGTGTTCCAGCGCTCCGCGCCGTGGGTGATGCCGCGGTCGAACACGCTGTACGCCGACCGGCTCATCGATACCTTCGAGCAGCACCCTGCCGCGATGCGGGCTCATCGGGCCAAGCTCAAGGCCACCAGCGACCTGCGCGAGCGCGGGATCACCAGCGCACCCAAGCTGCTCAAGGCCGCCTCCCGGCTGGCACTCGAAAACCTGCACGCCTCCATCAAGTCACCTGAGCTGCGCGCCAAGCTGACCCCGGACTACGCCATGGGTTGCAAGCGGGTGCTGCTGTCCAGCGACTACTACCCGGCGCTGGCGAGCCCCAACGTGACCGTCGAGACCGCGGCCATCGACCACGTGGAGCCGGACGCGATCGTTACTGCAGGCGAACGGCACCAGGTCGACGTGCTCGTCCTCGCCACCGGTTTCGACCCCCTCGGGTCCTACCGCTACCTCGGCATCAAGGGCGCCGAGGGCCACCTGCTCAGCAGCGACTGGGATGCCGGGGCGACGGCGTACCTTGGCGTCACGGTGCCGCACTTCCCCAACCTGTTCCTGCTGCTCGGACCCAACACTCTGCTCGGCCACACCTCAGACCTGCAGATGATCGAGGCGCAGGTCGGCCTGGTCATGCAGCTGATCCGCGAACGCGACCGTCGGCACCTGAAGACGGTCGGCGTCCGTCCGCAGGTGGTGCCGGAGTTCCTCGCTGAGCTGGATCGGCGGAGCAAGCAGACGGTGTGGGCGTCGGGCGGCTGCGACAGCTGGTACCTCGACGAGGAGGGCCGCAACCGCACCTTGTGGCCAGGGTCGGTCGCGGAGTACGAGAAGCGCACCACCCGCCCCGAGATGGTCGACTACCACTTCGCCTGA
- a CDS encoding superinfection immunity protein — protein sequence MSEHYPEQSRAYEPTEVHRAQSYGATHTAPNAYQDTQTYSAADVQQHLQDSEQHHRSLEPYPGQPSYPVQSYAPQQSYAPQQQAYAQPQYAQPQYAPSYYPQTSVGMVGRQPVSGGLVAVAWIIAVITFFYMLPWAVAVTRNRSNMGAIGILNFLLGWTFLGWVASLVMACGSESSTNVVVVNQQPHYGQQYPPRY from the coding sequence ATGAGTGAGCACTACCCGGAGCAGTCGCGCGCCTACGAGCCGACAGAGGTGCACCGGGCCCAGTCGTACGGAGCCACTCACACGGCGCCCAACGCCTACCAGGACACCCAGACCTACTCCGCGGCGGACGTGCAGCAGCACCTCCAGGACAGCGAGCAGCACCACCGGTCGCTCGAGCCCTACCCGGGCCAGCCGTCCTACCCCGTGCAGTCGTACGCACCGCAGCAGTCGTACGCACCGCAGCAGCAGGCGTACGCCCAGCCGCAGTACGCGCAGCCTCAGTACGCACCGAGCTACTACCCGCAGACCTCCGTCGGCATGGTCGGCCGGCAGCCGGTGTCGGGCGGGCTGGTCGCGGTGGCCTGGATCATCGCCGTCATCACGTTCTTCTACATGCTCCCGTGGGCCGTCGCGGTGACCCGCAACCGCTCCAACATGGGCGCTATCGGCATCCTGAACTTCCTGCTCGGCTGGACCTTCCTCGGCTGGGTCGCCTCCCTGGTCATGGCGTGCGGCTCGGAGAGCAGCACCAACGTCGTGGTGGTCAACCAGCAGCCGCACTACGGGCAGCAGTACCCGCCCCGCTACTGA
- a CDS encoding N-acetylglucosamine kinase, whose amino-acid sequence MPNLLALDAGGTSTRAVVLDRSGTCLGYGRSGHGNPTATPDLAPISIREAAAAALRSGQLPGSAIELSMGAVAGGRDAEHVVGEALLGAGIDAPCELASDVLALFTSGAAEQHGYALVAGTGAAAVRVADGEIVATADGLGWLLGDAGSGFWIGREVALAAVADLDGGPSTGLTRLALEALEVTADLDEIGDEGRPVALEDLGDRVYAMPPVRLSRLAPAAFALKNDAVASDILQRAREALVATLRRVTVDDVDGPIVLGGTLLSRQQSFSDAVRHSLASSDDGRDVRVVDDGLVGAATLALRAAGITVDAATHDTVRSTLAALSSP is encoded by the coding sequence ATGCCGAATCTCCTCGCCCTTGACGCCGGCGGCACATCGACGCGTGCGGTCGTGCTCGATCGATCCGGCACCTGCCTCGGTTACGGCCGATCCGGTCACGGCAACCCCACGGCGACACCGGACCTCGCACCGATCTCGATCCGCGAGGCAGCCGCCGCCGCTCTCCGGAGCGGGCAGCTGCCCGGGTCCGCGATCGAGCTCTCGATGGGAGCGGTTGCCGGGGGTCGAGATGCGGAGCACGTCGTCGGTGAGGCGCTGCTCGGGGCGGGTATCGATGCCCCGTGCGAGCTGGCCTCCGACGTCCTCGCGCTCTTCACCAGTGGCGCCGCGGAGCAGCACGGTTACGCGCTCGTCGCGGGCACGGGTGCCGCCGCCGTCCGCGTCGCGGACGGCGAGATCGTCGCGACGGCCGACGGTCTCGGGTGGCTGCTCGGTGATGCAGGGTCCGGTTTCTGGATCGGCCGCGAGGTCGCGCTCGCCGCTGTCGCAGACCTCGACGGCGGGCCATCCACCGGGCTCACCCGGCTCGCGCTCGAGGCGTTGGAGGTGACGGCAGACCTGGACGAGATCGGCGACGAGGGCCGCCCCGTCGCACTAGAGGATCTCGGCGACCGGGTCTATGCGATGCCGCCGGTCCGACTGTCACGCCTGGCACCCGCGGCGTTCGCCCTCAAGAACGACGCGGTCGCGTCGGACATCTTGCAGCGGGCGCGTGAGGCCCTCGTGGCCACCCTTCGCCGCGTCACGGTCGACGACGTCGACGGGCCGATCGTCCTCGGCGGCACCCTGCTCTCACGACAGCAGTCGTTCTCCGATGCCGTACGCCACTCCCTCGCGTCGTCGGACGACGGCCGGGACGTCCGGGTGGTCGACGACGGACTGGTCGGCGCTGCCACGCTCGCGCTGCGCGCCGCCGGGATCACAGTCGACGCGGCGACCCATGACACGGTCCGGTCAACCCTGGCCGCCCTCAGCTCACCGTGA
- a CDS encoding MurR/RpiR family transcriptional regulator, which translates to MKALRGRAYGAQQRIRLHRSEMSSAMAKLADLILADPAAPIELSITELAERAGTSAATVTRFCRVLGYSGYVALRVGVASDIGRGDAQASWRTDIGQAFGPDDSVEDVVQALVSSHTRSIETTASTLDLADLEEVAVRIAEGRQVDLYGVGGSGVMAVELQSRLYRIGLNAHAWTEVHAGLASAAIQSEDSVAIGISHTGATQETIQMLAQARSAGAFTVAITSKAGSPLTDFARKSLTSATIEHYLQPDDLSAKHSQLFVVDVLYLLVAQQDFVRTTTNLAASAMAVSPHRKAPRGVRHNERKEGAR; encoded by the coding sequence ATGAAGGCGCTGAGGGGCAGGGCGTACGGCGCCCAGCAGCGCATTCGGCTGCATCGCTCCGAGATGTCGTCGGCGATGGCCAAGCTCGCAGACTTGATCCTGGCTGACCCGGCGGCGCCGATCGAGCTGTCGATCACCGAGCTGGCCGAGCGGGCCGGTACGTCGGCGGCGACCGTGACCCGGTTCTGCCGGGTGCTCGGCTACTCCGGTTATGTCGCGCTCCGCGTCGGGGTGGCCTCGGACATCGGCCGGGGCGATGCGCAGGCGAGCTGGCGGACCGACATCGGGCAGGCGTTCGGACCGGACGACTCGGTCGAGGACGTCGTGCAGGCGCTGGTCAGCTCGCACACGCGGTCGATCGAGACCACGGCGAGCACGCTCGACCTCGCCGATCTCGAGGAGGTCGCGGTCCGGATCGCCGAGGGTCGGCAGGTCGACCTCTACGGCGTCGGCGGCAGCGGCGTGATGGCGGTTGAGCTGCAGAGCCGGCTCTACCGGATCGGGCTGAACGCGCATGCCTGGACCGAGGTGCATGCGGGGTTGGCCAGCGCGGCGATCCAGTCGGAGGACTCCGTGGCCATCGGCATCTCGCACACCGGAGCCACGCAAGAAACGATCCAGATGCTCGCTCAGGCGCGGTCAGCAGGGGCGTTCACGGTCGCGATCACGAGCAAGGCCGGGTCACCTTTGACTGATTTTGCACGAAAGAGCCTTACATCGGCCACAATTGAGCATTATCTTCAACCAGACGACCTGTCCGCCAAGCATTCGCAACTCTTTGTGGTCGACGTCCTGTACCTCTTGGTGGCTCAGCAGGACTTCGTCCGCACGACCACCAACCTGGCGGCATCGGCGATGGCCGTGAGTCCGCATCGCAAGGCGCCACGGGGCGTACGGCACAACGAACGGAAGGAAGGAGCGCGATGA
- a CDS encoding sugar isomerase domain-containing protein — translation MTELTEKFLHETTSRLERLTALAADGGLDEAITLLADSINAGGVVQAFGTGHSQAFAMEIAGRAGGLIPTNATALRDVVLFGDRDPSVLSDGILERDASIGEELWATIVTDPADVFVIASNSGVNGSIVGLALLAKQHGHQVIAVTSLDHTSKVEPKDPSGKRLSEVADVVIDNLAPYGDTTLALDDNTTGVGAVSSMTAAFIAQLLTIGVAERLAAGGDTPPVYISANIPAGDEHNRQLEERYAGRLRRHA, via the coding sequence ATGACCGAGCTGACCGAGAAGTTCCTGCACGAGACGACCTCACGCCTGGAGCGGTTGACCGCGCTCGCAGCCGACGGTGGGCTCGACGAGGCCATCACGCTGCTGGCTGACTCGATCAACGCCGGTGGTGTGGTGCAGGCGTTCGGGACCGGCCACTCGCAGGCCTTCGCGATGGAGATCGCCGGCCGTGCCGGCGGGCTCATCCCGACCAACGCGACCGCGCTGCGTGACGTCGTGCTCTTCGGCGACCGCGATCCGAGCGTGCTGTCCGACGGGATCCTCGAGCGCGATGCCTCCATCGGCGAGGAGCTCTGGGCCACGATCGTCACGGATCCTGCTGACGTCTTCGTGATCGCGTCCAACTCGGGCGTCAACGGCTCGATCGTGGGCCTGGCCCTGCTCGCGAAGCAGCACGGCCACCAGGTCATCGCGGTCACCAGTCTCGACCACACGAGCAAGGTCGAGCCCAAGGACCCGAGCGGCAAACGACTCAGTGAGGTCGCCGATGTCGTCATCGACAACCTCGCCCCCTACGGCGACACCACGCTCGCCCTTGACGACAACACCACCGGCGTAGGCGCCGTGTCCTCGATGACCGCCGCCTTCATCGCTCAGCTGCTGACCATCGGAGTGGCTGAGCGGCTCGCGGCGGGTGGCGACACGCCTCCCGTCTACATCTCGGCCAACATCCCGGCTGGGGACGAGCACAACCGGCAGCTCGAAGAACGCTACGCAGGCCGCCTCCGGCGACACGCTTGA
- the ngcE gene encoding N-acetylglucosamine/diacetylchitobiose ABC transporter substrate-binding protein, giving the protein MVVEKKAIDRRSVVRGALGLAMLAPLSGVLASCAGSSSDDDKTTAAGTAPASGDNPFGMKAKSSVDAVIFNGGYGVDYVTFAGTVVQKKQAGSTVKVAPSTQIAQQLQPRFVGGNPPDLIDNSGANAIGLNTIVDQLEDLKEVFAAKNYEGTVIKDTLYPGVEAPGTVGDKFAAINYVLTLYGVWYSASLFEANGWTAPKTWDEALALGAKAKAKGKFLFVWGKEAATYYQTLAIGSAIKEGGDPVRLKLENLEEKCWSDPSIQAVFGKLEQAVKSGYFKPGGAGTVFTAAQAQWSNDQSALLYPSGSWIENEMIKQTKAGFKMTGAPEFTVTATSKKPYKALHSTAGEPFVVPSKAKNAAGGKELLRAMLSKEAATNFAKKKLAPTIVKDTVPADGFGSTALQSQTAMLSAAGSEVFTWNFVDLYGMNQDMLVPWNSFLSGDINAAKLTSALQAITDKVRNDSSVKKVKVT; this is encoded by the coding sequence ATGGTTGTTGAGAAGAAGGCGATCGACCGTCGCAGTGTCGTACGCGGCGCGCTCGGTCTGGCAATGCTGGCACCCCTGAGTGGGGTGCTGGCGTCGTGCGCTGGCAGCAGCAGCGACGACGACAAGACCACGGCTGCCGGCACCGCTCCGGCGTCGGGGGACAACCCGTTCGGCATGAAGGCCAAGTCGTCCGTCGACGCAGTCATCTTCAACGGTGGCTACGGGGTCGACTACGTGACCTTCGCCGGCACCGTCGTGCAGAAGAAGCAGGCCGGCTCGACCGTGAAGGTCGCGCCGTCGACCCAGATCGCCCAGCAGCTGCAGCCGCGCTTCGTCGGTGGCAACCCGCCGGACCTGATCGACAACTCGGGCGCCAACGCGATCGGCCTCAACACGATCGTCGACCAGCTCGAGGACCTCAAGGAGGTCTTCGCCGCGAAGAACTACGAGGGCACGGTCATCAAGGACACGCTGTACCCGGGTGTCGAGGCACCGGGCACAGTCGGCGACAAGTTCGCCGCGATCAACTACGTCCTGACGCTCTATGGGGTGTGGTACTCCGCGAGCCTGTTCGAGGCGAACGGCTGGACCGCGCCGAAGACGTGGGACGAGGCGCTCGCCCTCGGTGCCAAGGCCAAGGCCAAGGGCAAGTTCCTCTTCGTCTGGGGCAAGGAAGCAGCCACGTACTACCAGACGCTGGCCATCGGCTCGGCGATCAAGGAGGGCGGCGACCCGGTTCGCCTCAAGCTGGAGAACCTCGAAGAGAAGTGCTGGTCGGACCCGTCGATCCAGGCCGTGTTCGGCAAGCTCGAGCAGGCCGTCAAGTCCGGCTACTTCAAGCCGGGCGGCGCGGGCACCGTGTTCACCGCGGCTCAGGCGCAGTGGAGCAACGACCAGTCGGCGCTCCTCTACCCCTCGGGCTCGTGGATCGAGAACGAGATGATCAAGCAGACCAAGGCCGGCTTCAAGATGACTGGCGCGCCGGAGTTCACGGTCACGGCCACCTCGAAGAAGCCGTACAAGGCCCTGCACAGCACGGCCGGCGAGCCCTTCGTCGTGCCGAGCAAGGCAAAGAACGCAGCTGGTGGCAAGGAGCTGCTGCGGGCGATGCTGTCCAAGGAAGCCGCGACCAACTTCGCCAAGAAGAAGCTGGCCCCGACCATCGTCAAGGACACCGTGCCGGCAGACGGCTTCGGCTCCACGGCGCTCCAGTCGCAGACCGCGATGCTGTCGGCCGCCGGCAGCGAGGTCTTCACCTGGAACTTCGTCGACCTCTACGGCATGAACCAGGACATGCTCGTGCCGTGGAACAGCTTCCTCTCCGGCGACATCAACGCCGCGAAGCTGACGTCTGCGCTCCAGGCCATCACTGACAAGGTCCGTAACGACAGCTCGGTCAAGAAGGTCAAGGTGACATGA
- a CDS encoding carbohydrate ABC transporter permease gives MTIIPVGETTPGAPPAPPKVRRRRRRPLTFGRISFFVVFLGLPLALYLVFVIWPFVQAFYYSMTNWSGFSSSMDFVGLDNYKTLFHDDIFMKALRNNIILGIVVPLVTIVLALALATMVTVGGATSGALKGLRHSSFYRVISFFPYTIPAIVIGIIWSRIYDPSNGLLNGVLTKVGLSGFASYAWLGETAVALPASVFVIIWGFVGFYMVLFVAAIKGIPAELYDAARVDGAGRLRMAFSVTIPLIRDTIQTAYIYLGILALDAFVYMQALNPGGGPDNRTLTMSQDLFNTAFKKGQFGQASAMGVLLAVVTLVFAALVFLVNYLTGGRERKGS, from the coding sequence ATGACCATCATTCCCGTGGGTGAGACCACCCCGGGAGCACCGCCTGCACCCCCGAAGGTCAGGCGCCGCCGCCGGCGGCCCCTGACCTTCGGGCGGATCAGCTTCTTCGTGGTGTTCCTCGGCCTACCTCTGGCCCTGTACCTGGTGTTCGTCATCTGGCCGTTCGTGCAGGCGTTCTACTACTCGATGACCAACTGGTCGGGGTTCTCCTCGTCCATGGACTTCGTCGGGCTGGACAACTACAAGACGCTGTTCCACGACGACATCTTCATGAAGGCGCTGCGCAACAACATCATCCTGGGCATCGTCGTGCCGCTGGTGACGATCGTCCTCGCGCTCGCGCTGGCGACGATGGTCACCGTCGGAGGCGCGACCAGTGGCGCCCTGAAGGGACTGCGCCACTCCAGCTTCTACCGGGTGATCTCGTTCTTCCCCTACACGATCCCGGCGATCGTGATCGGCATCATCTGGTCGCGGATCTACGACCCCTCGAACGGCCTGCTCAACGGCGTCCTCACCAAGGTCGGGCTGAGCGGCTTCGCGTCGTACGCCTGGTTGGGTGAGACGGCTGTGGCGCTACCGGCGTCGGTGTTCGTCATCATCTGGGGATTCGTCGGGTTCTACATGGTGCTCTTCGTGGCCGCCATCAAGGGCATCCCGGCAGAGCTGTACGACGCCGCACGCGTCGACGGTGCCGGCCGGCTCCGGATGGCGTTCTCGGTGACGATCCCGCTGATCCGGGACACGATCCAGACGGCGTACATCTATCTCGGCATCCTGGCCCTCGACGCGTTCGTCTACATGCAGGCGCTCAACCCTGGCGGCGGGCCCGACAACAGAACCCTGACCATGTCTCAGGACCTGTTCAACACGGCGTTCAAGAAGGGCCAGTTCGGCCAGGCCAGCGCGATGGGTGTCCTGCTCGCCGTCGTCACTCTGGTGTTCGCGGCCCTGGTGTTCCTGGTCAACTACCTGACCGGCGGACGTGAGCGGAAGGGATCTTGA